The Streptomyces sp. NBC_01775 genome includes a region encoding these proteins:
- a CDS encoding lipid II:glycine glycyltransferase FemX has protein sequence MSLTLRAISREQHLAYVQSLPSASHCQVPAWADVKNEWRSENLGWFDDRTGELVGTGLVLYRQLPKLKRYLAYLPEGPLINWYAPNLDEWLRPMLAHLKQQGAFSVKMGPPVVIRRWDAPAIKKGIQDQDVKRLRDVEATYIEPRAFEVADRLRRMGWQQGEDGGAGFGDVQPRYVYQVPLEGRSLEDVHKGFNQLWRRNIKKADKAGVQVVQGNLANDYDLDEWQRLYEITAERDKFRPRPKGYFQRMWKVLNAEDPNRMRLYFAEHEGERISAATMLVVGGHVWYSYGASANHKREVRPSNAMQWRMLQDAYARGASVYDLRGISDSLDETDHLFGLIQFKVGTGGQAAEYLGEWDFPLNKLLHKALDIYMSRR, from the coding sequence ATGAGTCTGACCCTGAGGGCCATCAGCCGAGAGCAACATCTGGCATATGTCCAGAGCCTGCCTTCGGCAAGCCACTGCCAGGTTCCCGCATGGGCGGACGTCAAGAACGAATGGCGCTCGGAGAACCTCGGCTGGTTCGACGACCGCACCGGCGAGCTGGTGGGCACCGGATTGGTGCTCTACCGCCAGCTGCCCAAGCTCAAGCGCTACCTGGCGTACCTCCCCGAGGGCCCGCTGATCAACTGGTACGCGCCCAACCTGGACGAGTGGCTGCGCCCGATGCTGGCGCACCTCAAGCAGCAGGGCGCGTTCTCGGTGAAGATGGGCCCGCCCGTGGTGATCAGACGCTGGGACGCCCCCGCGATCAAGAAGGGCATCCAGGACCAGGACGTCAAGCGGCTGCGGGACGTCGAGGCCACCTACATCGAGCCCCGCGCCTTCGAGGTCGCCGACCGGCTGCGCCGCATGGGCTGGCAGCAGGGCGAGGACGGCGGCGCCGGCTTCGGTGACGTCCAGCCGCGCTACGTCTACCAGGTGCCGCTGGAGGGCCGCTCCCTGGAGGACGTCCACAAGGGCTTCAACCAGCTGTGGCGCCGCAACATCAAGAAGGCCGACAAGGCCGGTGTCCAGGTGGTCCAGGGCAACCTGGCCAACGACTACGACTTGGACGAGTGGCAGCGGCTGTACGAGATCACCGCCGAGCGCGACAAGTTCCGTCCCCGCCCCAAGGGCTACTTCCAGCGGATGTGGAAGGTCCTGAACGCCGAGGACCCCAACCGCATGCGGCTCTACTTCGCCGAGCACGAGGGCGAGCGCATCTCGGCCGCCACCATGCTCGTCGTCGGCGGGCACGTCTGGTACTCGTACGGCGCCTCCGCCAACCACAAGCGCGAGGTACGTCCCTCCAACGCGATGCAGTGGCGGATGCTCCAGGACGCCTACGCGCGGGGCGCGAGCGTGTACGACCTGCGGGGCATCAGCGACTCCCTCGACGAGACCGACCACCTGTTCGGCCTGATCCAGTTCAAGGTGGGCACCGGCGGGCAGGCGGCGGAGTACCTCGGCGAGTGGGACTTCCCGCTGAATAAGCTGCTGCACAAGGCGCTCGACATCTACATGTCGCGGCGCTGA
- a CDS encoding transglycosylase domain-containing protein has protein sequence MSGNRRKPPQGRGRRAAQPPPSSGRRAAPPRSTGPGPGPDSHGGRAESRRAAQQSTGGGGGGRRRAASASAPAGAEGGRRAGGPRGRGRGGPERKRFIDYPRANKYGVRRWLPSWKLILATGFGFFALLVGLAGIALWMVQVPEASAAAKQEKNVYYWANGKQMVVAGQGDHNRQVVGIDQIPRGMKWAVIAAENETFYQDNGVDPMGIIRAVGKMALGGETQSGSTITQQYVKNTFLDQSQTLTRKAKELLISIKVGAKEDKDDILAGYLNTGYYGRGAYGIQAAAQAYYRVDSSKLSPSRAAFLSATLNGPNLYDPAGGIGSAATKDKNLKRAEARWSWTLDREVAIGKLSKSDRDKIKAKGFPMPKPPKKATELKGQTGYLVELANRNAVAQSKGKITKRMLETGGYRIHTTFDQKKTSQLQRSVEKVKKANLDQKKRKVDKYVQFGGASVRPSDGAIVATYGGEDATKHFTNNADYTGVQVGSTFKPFVMAAAMRNGMLDPRLGKTQTDEQRTKVSPKSVYNGNNKVKLRDYDGKIWTDRDGKEWHQRNDGNKDYGRVNLRYAMQESVNTPFIQLGMDVGTETVKKAALDAGLSKDGLARTTPTFSLGTSAPSAIRMAGAYGTFAKSGKRSEPYSVSKVERKGQEIFTHHTKSELTFDRAVADNVTNMLETVVQKGTGSKAKALGRPVAGKTGTTDDNKSAWFTGYTPQLSTSIGMWRVNDQAKSQKFLKMYGVGGEESIHGASFPADIWTEYMKGALKGTKVMRFPKPGPIGETVYGDGASPKPTPSEQPDEPSDDPTASPTKSPTKSPTKSPTHSPTPTDTCTPPRPGCEDDGGIGDPGDPGGADGDPGDADGGTPGNPGGDNGDDQGGLFGGPTTNRRD, from the coding sequence ATGAGCGGAAACCGTCGAAAGCCGCCGCAGGGGCGCGGCCGACGTGCGGCGCAGCCGCCGCCGTCTTCCGGACGCCGCGCAGCACCGCCGCGCAGCACCGGTCCCGGCCCCGGCCCCGATTCCCACGGCGGCCGTGCGGAGTCCAGAAGAGCGGCCCAGCAGAGCACCGGGGGCGGGGGTGGCGGCAGGCGCCGCGCGGCCTCCGCTTCGGCCCCGGCGGGCGCGGAGGGCGGACGCCGCGCCGGCGGTCCGCGCGGACGCGGCCGGGGCGGACCGGAGCGCAAGCGGTTCATCGACTATCCCCGCGCCAACAAGTACGGGGTGCGGCGCTGGCTGCCGTCCTGGAAGCTGATCCTCGCCACCGGCTTCGGCTTCTTCGCACTGCTGGTGGGGCTCGCGGGTATCGCGCTGTGGATGGTGCAGGTGCCCGAGGCCAGTGCCGCGGCCAAGCAGGAGAAGAACGTCTACTACTGGGCCAACGGCAAGCAGATGGTCGTGGCCGGTCAGGGCGATCACAACCGGCAGGTCGTCGGCATCGACCAGATCCCGCGGGGCATGAAGTGGGCCGTGATCGCGGCCGAGAACGAGACCTTCTACCAGGACAACGGCGTCGACCCGATGGGCATCATCCGCGCCGTCGGCAAGATGGCGCTGGGCGGGGAGACCCAGTCGGGGTCGACGATCACCCAGCAGTACGTGAAGAACACCTTCCTGGACCAGTCGCAGACCCTCACCCGCAAGGCCAAGGAACTGCTGATCTCCATAAAGGTCGGCGCCAAGGAGGACAAGGACGACATCCTGGCCGGCTATCTCAACACCGGCTACTACGGGCGCGGCGCGTACGGCATCCAGGCGGCGGCGCAGGCGTACTACCGCGTGGACTCCTCCAAGCTCAGCCCCAGCCGGGCCGCCTTCCTGTCCGCGACGCTCAACGGCCCGAACCTCTACGACCCGGCGGGCGGCATCGGCTCGGCGGCGACCAAGGACAAGAACCTCAAGCGGGCGGAGGCCCGTTGGTCCTGGACGCTGGATCGCGAGGTCGCCATAGGCAAGCTGTCCAAGTCGGACCGCGACAAGATCAAGGCCAAGGGCTTCCCCATGCCCAAGCCGCCGAAGAAGGCGACGGAGCTGAAGGGCCAGACCGGCTACCTGGTGGAGCTGGCGAACAGGAACGCCGTCGCCCAGAGCAAGGGCAAGATCACCAAGCGCATGCTGGAGACCGGCGGCTACCGGATCCACACCACCTTCGACCAGAAGAAGACGTCCCAGCTACAGCGCTCGGTCGAGAAGGTGAAGAAGGCGAACCTCGACCAAAAGAAGCGCAAGGTCGACAAGTACGTCCAGTTCGGCGGTGCCTCGGTCAGGCCTAGTGACGGCGCGATCGTGGCCACCTACGGCGGCGAGGACGCGACCAAGCACTTCACCAACAACGCCGACTACACCGGTGTTCAGGTGGGCTCCACCTTCAAGCCGTTCGTGATGGCGGCGGCGATGCGGAACGGGATGCTCGACCCCCGCCTGGGGAAGACGCAGACCGACGAACAGCGCACCAAGGTGTCGCCGAAGAGCGTCTACAACGGCAACAACAAGGTCAAACTGCGCGACTACGACGGCAAGATCTGGACCGACAGGGACGGAAAGGAGTGGCACCAGAGAAACGACGGCAACAAGGACTACGGCAGGGTCAACCTGCGGTACGCGATGCAGGAATCGGTGAACACCCCCTTCATCCAGCTCGGTATGGACGTGGGCACCGAGACGGTCAAGAAGGCGGCGCTGGACGCGGGCCTGAGCAAGGACGGGCTGGCCCGCACCACCCCGACCTTCTCGCTGGGGACCTCGGCGCCCAGTGCCATCCGGATGGCCGGCGCCTACGGCACGTTCGCCAAGAGCGGCAAGCGCTCGGAGCCGTACTCGGTCAGCAAGGTCGAGCGGAAGGGCCAGGAGATCTTCACCCATCACACGAAGAGCGAGCTGACCTTCGACCGCGCCGTCGCCGACAACGTCACCAACATGCTGGAGACCGTGGTCCAGAAGGGCACCGGCTCCAAAGCCAAGGCCCTGGGGCGCCCGGTGGCGGGCAAGACGGGTACCACGGACGACAACAAGTCCGCCTGGTTCACCGGATACACCCCGCAGCTCTCCACGTCGATCGGCATGTGGCGGGTCAACGACCAGGCCAAGTCGCAGAAGTTCCTCAAGATGTACGGCGTGGGCGGCGAGGAGTCCATCCACGGTGCGTCCTTCCCCGCCGATATCTGGACGGAGTACATGAAGGGCGCGCTCAAGGGCACCAAGGTGATGCGCTTCCCGAAGCCGGGACCGATCGGCGAGACCGTCTACGGCGACGGCGCGAGCCCCAAGCCGACGCCGAGCGAGCAGCCGGACGAGCCCTCGGACGATCCGACCGCGTCCCCGACCAAGTCGCCCACCAAGTCCCCCACCAAGAGCCCGACCCATTCGCCCACGCCCACGGACACCTGCACGCCGCCGAGGCCAGGATGTGAGGACGACGGCGGCATCGGCGACCCGGGCGATCCCGGCGGCGCCGACGGCGATCCGGGCGACGCCGACGGCGGTACTCCCGGCAATCCGGGCGGCGACAACGGCGACGATCAAGGGGGCCTCTTCGGCGGCCCCACCACAAACCGCAGGGATTAG
- a CDS encoding glycosyltransferase family 87 protein, which produces MTSAPTDRNPTPRQPATPPVVHPTDTDKVAAAASEVAGGPTGRRAVPGAGWWSPLRVMVVVALGMYALGVVQKMPCFEGAWFSGQTSQYVHACYSDIPHLYNGRGFADGLIPYFDRIPQGISGGMDYLEYPVLTGAFMQVAAKLTVGGDNIRQDEQIYWMVNTGMLMVCAAVLIVCVIRTHRNRPWDGMLVALAPALALTATINWDLLAVALTSAAMLSWSRSRPLTAGILIGLATAAKLYPALLLGPLLVLCWRAGRWAPFGRAAGGAALSWAVVNIPVMVLAPAGWAKFYTFSQERPVDFGSVWLIIQQRTGHSFEDANTYAMILMALGCAGIATLALCAPRRPRLAQLSFLVIALFVLTNKVYSPQYVLWLIPLAALARPKWRDFLIWQTCEVLYFVGIWMYLAYTSSGDKHQGLPPEGYQLVILAHLLGTLYLCGMIVRDALFPEHDPVRRDDGSDDPGGGPLDRAPDVFNLGSLSHSLSRALGHQPVAPNPEKASVRWGTLAD; this is translated from the coding sequence ATGACGAGCGCCCCCACCGACCGGAACCCCACGCCGCGGCAGCCCGCCACACCCCCCGTCGTACACCCCACGGACACGGACAAGGTGGCCGCCGCGGCGAGCGAAGTGGCCGGCGGGCCAACAGGCCGGCGCGCCGTGCCAGGCGCCGGCTGGTGGTCCCCCTTGCGCGTGATGGTGGTGGTGGCCCTGGGGATGTACGCGCTCGGCGTGGTGCAGAAGATGCCCTGCTTCGAGGGCGCCTGGTTCTCCGGCCAGACCTCGCAGTACGTCCACGCCTGCTACTCCGACATCCCGCACCTCTACAACGGGCGGGGCTTCGCCGACGGGCTGATCCCCTACTTCGACCGGATTCCGCAGGGGATCTCCGGCGGTATGGACTACCTCGAATACCCCGTGCTGACCGGCGCCTTCATGCAGGTGGCGGCCAAGCTGACGGTCGGCGGCGACAACATCCGGCAGGACGAGCAGATCTACTGGATGGTCAACACGGGAATGCTGATGGTCTGCGCGGCCGTCCTGATCGTCTGCGTCATCCGCACCCACCGCAACCGCCCCTGGGACGGCATGCTGGTGGCGCTCGCCCCGGCCCTCGCCCTGACGGCGACCATCAACTGGGACCTGCTGGCCGTGGCGTTGACATCCGCGGCGATGCTGTCGTGGTCCCGCTCGCGCCCGCTGACGGCCGGGATCCTCATCGGCCTGGCGACCGCGGCGAAGCTCTACCCGGCGCTGCTGCTCGGGCCGCTGCTGGTGCTGTGCTGGCGAGCCGGGCGCTGGGCCCCGTTCGGCCGGGCCGCCGGGGGAGCGGCGCTGTCCTGGGCGGTGGTGAACATCCCGGTGATGGTGCTGGCCCCGGCGGGCTGGGCGAAGTTCTACACCTTCAGCCAGGAGCGCCCGGTCGACTTCGGGTCGGTGTGGCTGATCATCCAGCAGCGCACCGGACATTCGTTCGAAGATGCCAACACCTACGCCATGATCCTGATGGCGCTCGGCTGTGCGGGCATCGCCACGCTCGCCCTGTGCGCGCCCCGCCGCCCCCGGCTGGCTCAGCTGTCCTTCCTGGTCATCGCCCTGTTCGTGCTGACCAACAAGGTGTACTCACCGCAGTACGTGCTCTGGCTGATCCCCCTCGCCGCGCTCGCCCGCCCCAAGTGGCGTGACTTCCTGATCTGGCAGACCTGCGAGGTGCTCTACTTCGTCGGCATCTGGATGTACCTCGCCTACACCAGCAGCGGCGACAAACACCAGGGCCTCCCGCCCGAGGGCTACCAGCTGGTGATCCTGGCCCATCTCCTCGGCACGCTCTACCTGTGCGGGATGATCGTGCGCGACGCCCTCTTCCCCGAGCACGACCCGGTGCGCCGGGACGACGGCTCCGACGACCCCGGTGGCGGCCCGCTGGACCGGGCACCCGACGTCTTCAACCTCGGCTCCCTCAGCCACTCCCTCAGCCGCGCCCTCGGCCACCAGCCGGTCGCTCCCAACCCCGAGAAGGCATCCGTCCGTTGGGGCACACTGGCGGACTGA
- a CDS encoding alanine racemase, with amino-acid sequence MALSLYVDSDRWRAHQQSVVQQFPGIVPVCKGNGYGFGHERLADEATKFGADVLAVGTTYEAARTKDMFGGDLLVLTPFRKDEEPVPLPDRAIRSVSSVEGVGLMRGARVVIEVMSTMKRHGITEEDLPRLHAAIDEVRLEGFAIHLPLDRADGSDAVEEVISWMDRLRAARLPLETMFVSHLQPNEFAVLQQQFPQTRFRARIGTRLWLGDHDATEYRGAILDVTRIAKGERFGYRQAKAAGDGWLVVVAGGTSHGVGLESPKALHGMTSRAKGVARAGLATVNRNLSPFVWAGKQRWFAEPPHMQVSILFVPADAPEPHVGEELTAILRHTTTMVDRTVDR; translated from the coding sequence ATGGCGCTCTCCCTCTACGTCGACAGCGATCGCTGGCGGGCGCACCAGCAGTCGGTGGTTCAGCAATTCCCGGGGATCGTTCCGGTCTGCAAGGGCAACGGCTACGGCTTCGGCCACGAGCGTCTGGCCGACGAGGCGACGAAGTTCGGCGCCGACGTCCTGGCCGTCGGCACGACCTACGAGGCCGCCCGCACCAAGGACATGTTCGGCGGCGACCTGCTGGTGCTGACCCCGTTCCGCAAGGACGAGGAGCCGGTGCCGCTGCCCGACCGCGCCATCCGCTCGGTCTCCTCGGTGGAGGGCGTGGGCCTCATGCGCGGGGCCCGGGTCGTCATCGAGGTCATGAGCACCATGAAGCGGCACGGCATCACCGAGGAGGACCTGCCCCGGCTGCACGCGGCGATCGACGAGGTGCGCCTGGAGGGCTTCGCGATCCATCTGCCCCTGGACCGCGCCGACGGCTCGGACGCCGTCGAGGAGGTCATCAGCTGGATGGACAGGCTGCGGGCCGCCCGCCTGCCGCTGGAGACGATGTTCGTCAGCCACCTTCAGCCGAACGAATTCGCCGTGCTCCAGCAGCAGTTCCCGCAGACCCGCTTCCGGGCCCGGATCGGCACCCGGCTGTGGCTGGGCGACCACGACGCGACCGAGTACCGGGGCGCGATCTTGGACGTCACCCGGATCGCCAAGGGCGAGCGCTTCGGCTACCGGCAGGCCAAGGCGGCCGGCGACGGCTGGCTCGTGGTGGTCGCGGGCGGCACCTCGCACGGCGTGGGCCTGGAGTCCCCCAAGGCGCTGCACGGCATGACCTCCCGCGCCAAGGGCGTGGCCCGCGCTGGCCTGGCCACGGTCAACCGCAACCTGTCGCCGTTCGTGTGGGCGGGCAAGCAGCGCTGGTTCGCCGAGCCCCCGCACATGCAGGTCTCGATCCTGTTCGTCCCGGCCGACGCTCCGGAGCCGCACGTGGGCGAGGAGCTGACGGCGATCCTGCGCCACACCACGACGATGGTGGACCGGACGGTCGACCGGTAG
- a CDS encoding MFS transporter: protein MSVARDLRTLLRFSGFRRLLAVRLLSQLADGVYQVALAAYVVFSPEKETSAAAIASAMAVLLLPYSLLGPFAGVLLDRWRRRQVLLYGNVLRTGLATLTATLVLGAAPEWLVYLSALTVTAVNRFVLAGLSASLPRVVDGERLVIANSLSPTAGTLAATLGGGVAFVVRFLAPQTGRQADTLVLLTGAALYLLGALASLRMDKDLLGPGPQERQLRVLAAVASTVRGLRAGLRHLGERRLAAYSLAAATLMRFCYGALTVMVLMLCRYAWNGGDAEDGLGLLGVALGLSGAGFFSAAVLTPSAVRRVGIFGWIALCSGGAALLEPALGLPFAPVPILIAAFVLGLVTQAAKIATDTAVQISVDDAYRGRVFSLYDMLYNVAYVGAAGTTALILPPDGRSTAVVVGVAVLYAAIALAVFHVSRETGDSGKTGSASGDAGTISPAGPPTTP from the coding sequence ATGTCCGTCGCCCGCGATCTGCGCACGCTGCTCCGTTTTTCCGGTTTCCGCCGGCTGCTGGCGGTGCGACTGCTGTCCCAACTCGCCGACGGGGTCTACCAGGTCGCGCTGGCCGCCTATGTCGTCTTCTCCCCGGAGAAGGAGACCTCCGCCGCCGCCATCGCCTCGGCGATGGCGGTGCTGCTACTGCCCTATTCGCTCCTCGGGCCGTTCGCCGGTGTCCTGCTGGACCGCTGGCGCAGGCGGCAGGTGCTCCTCTACGGCAACGTGCTGCGCACCGGGCTGGCGACCCTCACCGCCACGCTCGTCCTGGGCGCGGCACCGGAATGGCTGGTCTACCTCTCCGCGCTCACCGTGACCGCCGTCAACCGCTTCGTCCTGGCCGGACTGTCCGCCTCGCTGCCCCGGGTTGTCGACGGCGAGCGCCTCGTCATCGCCAACTCCCTCTCCCCGACAGCCGGCACACTCGCCGCCACACTGGGCGGCGGGGTCGCCTTCGTCGTGCGCTTCCTCGCCCCGCAGACCGGCCGCCAGGCCGACACCCTCGTCCTGCTCACGGGTGCGGCGCTCTACCTGCTGGGCGCGCTCGCCTCGCTCCGGATGGACAAAGACCTTCTCGGTCCCGGCCCGCAGGAGCGGCAGCTCCGCGTCCTGGCCGCCGTCGCCAGCACCGTACGCGGCCTCCGCGCGGGCCTGCGCCACCTCGGCGAGCGCCGCCTCGCCGCCTACTCCCTCGCAGCCGCCACGTTGATGCGCTTCTGCTACGGCGCACTCACCGTCATGGTGCTGATGCTGTGCCGCTACGCCTGGAACGGGGGAGACGCCGAGGACGGGCTGGGGCTGCTCGGCGTCGCACTCGGGCTTTCGGGGGCCGGTTTCTTCAGCGCCGCCGTCCTTACCCCCTCGGCGGTGCGCCGGGTCGGCATCTTCGGCTGGATAGCACTGTGCTCAGGCGGCGCCGCGCTGCTGGAGCCCGCGCTCGGGCTGCCTTTCGCGCCGGTGCCGATACTGATCGCCGCGTTTGTGCTCGGGCTGGTCACCCAGGCCGCCAAGATCGCCACCGACACCGCCGTCCAGATCTCCGTCGACGATGCCTATCGCGGCCGGGTCTTCTCGCTCTACGACATGCTCTACAACGTGGCCTACGTGGGCGCCGCCGGTACCACCGCGCTGATACTGCCGCCCGACGGCCGCTCGACTGCCGTGGTCGTGGGAGTGGCGGTGCTGTACGCGGCGATCGCGCTCGCCGTCTTCCATGTTTCACGTGAAACAGGGGACTCCGGCAAGACCGGCTCCGCCTCCGGCGACGCCGGGACCATCAGCCCTGCTGGGCCGCCCACCACTCCTTGA
- a CDS encoding PadR family transcriptional regulator, with protein sequence MSRRSGILEFAVLGLLRESPMHGYELRKRLNTSLGVFRAFSYGSLYPCLKSLVHSGYLVEETAGQPQAQPALTQAAPLAGRRAKIVYRLTAEGKEHFEELLSQTGPDAWEDEHFGVRFAFFGQTSRDVRMRVLEGRRSRLEERLAKMRASLARTRERLDDYTLELQRHGMESVEREVRWLNELIESERSGRGQRDSSQNESSDPAPGPSDNTDT encoded by the coding sequence GTGAGCAGACGTTCGGGCATTCTTGAGTTCGCCGTCCTCGGCCTGCTCCGCGAATCACCGATGCACGGGTACGAGCTGCGCAAGCGGCTCAACACCTCGCTCGGCGTCTTCCGCGCCTTCAGCTACGGCTCGCTCTACCCCTGCCTCAAGTCGCTTGTGCACAGCGGCTATCTGGTGGAGGAAACGGCCGGTCAGCCCCAGGCGCAGCCCGCGCTCACACAGGCGGCGCCGCTCGCCGGGCGCCGGGCGAAGATCGTTTACCGGCTGACGGCCGAAGGCAAGGAGCACTTCGAGGAACTGCTGTCCCAAACGGGCCCCGACGCCTGGGAGGACGAGCACTTCGGAGTCCGCTTCGCCTTCTTCGGCCAGACCTCGCGCGACGTCCGTATGCGCGTGCTCGAAGGCCGCCGCAGCCGGCTGGAGGAGAGGCTCGCGAAGATGCGCGCCTCTCTCGCCCGTACGCGCGAGCGCCTCGACGACTACACCCTCGAACTCCAGCGGCACGGCATGGAATCCGTGGAGCGCGAGGTCCGCTGGCTCAACGAACTCATCGAGAGCGAGCGGTCGGGGCGCGGTCAGCGCGACTCCAGTCAGAACGAGTCCTCGGATCCCGCGCCGGGTCCGTCCGATAACACCGACACATGA
- the rpsF gene encoding 30S ribosomal protein S6: MRHYEVMVILDPDLEERAVSPLIESFLSVVREGDGKVEKVDTWGRRRLSYEINKKPEGIYSVIDLQAEPAVVKELDRQMNLNESVLRTKVLRPSMH; encoded by the coding sequence ATGCGTCACTACGAGGTAATGGTGATCCTCGACCCCGATCTGGAGGAGCGCGCTGTCTCCCCCCTGATCGAGTCCTTCCTTTCTGTCGTCCGCGAGGGCGACGGCAAGGTCGAGAAGGTCGACACCTGGGGCCGTCGTCGTCTCTCCTACGAGATCAACAAGAAGCCCGAGGGCATCTACTCGGTCATCGACCTCCAGGCCGAGCCTGCTGTGGTCAAGGAACTCGACCGCCAGATGAACCTGAACGAGTCCGTCCTGCGGACCAAGGTCCTTCGTCCCTCGATGCACTGA
- a CDS encoding inositol-3-phosphate synthase, with product MGSVRVAIAGVGNCAASLVQGVEFYKDADPDSKVPGLMHVQFGDYHVRDIEFVAAFDVDGKKVGLDLADAIGASENNTIKICDVPPAGVPVQRGHTYDGLGKYYRETIEESDATPVDVVQALKDSQADVFICYLPVGSQTAVEFYAQCALDAGVAFVNALPVFIAGTKEWADKFTAAGVPIVGDDIKSQVGATITHRVLAKLFEDRGVVLDRTMQLNVGGNMDFKNMLERERLESKKISKTQAVTSQIPDRDLGADNVHIGPSDYVAWLDDRKWAYVRLEGRAFGDVPLNLEYKLEVWDSPNSAGVIIDALRAAKIAKDRGVGGPILSASSYFMKSPPVQYFDDVARQNVQAFIEGKDSIDGKDS from the coding sequence ATGGGTTCGGTTCGCGTAGCCATCGCCGGCGTGGGAAATTGCGCCGCATCGCTGGTCCAGGGCGTCGAGTTCTACAAGGACGCCGACCCGGACAGCAAGGTCCCGGGGCTGATGCATGTCCAGTTCGGCGACTACCACGTGCGCGACATCGAGTTCGTCGCCGCCTTCGACGTCGACGGCAAGAAGGTCGGCCTCGACCTCGCTGACGCCATCGGTGCCAGTGAGAACAACACCATCAAGATCTGCGACGTGCCGCCCGCCGGCGTCCCGGTCCAGCGCGGCCACACCTACGACGGCCTGGGCAAGTACTACCGCGAGACCATCGAGGAGTCCGACGCCACCCCCGTGGACGTCGTCCAGGCCCTCAAGGACTCCCAGGCCGACGTGTTCATCTGCTACCTGCCGGTGGGCTCCCAGACGGCCGTCGAGTTCTACGCGCAGTGCGCGCTGGACGCCGGTGTGGCCTTCGTCAACGCGCTGCCGGTCTTCATCGCGGGCACCAAGGAGTGGGCGGACAAGTTCACCGCCGCCGGGGTGCCGATCGTCGGTGACGACATCAAGTCCCAGGTGGGCGCGACCATCACGCACCGCGTGCTGGCCAAGCTCTTCGAGGACCGCGGCGTGGTCCTGGACCGCACGATGCAGCTGAACGTCGGCGGCAACATGGACTTCAAGAACATGCTGGAGCGCGAGCGGCTGGAGTCGAAGAAGATCTCCAAGACGCAGGCCGTCACCTCCCAGATCCCCGACCGCGACCTGGGCGCCGACAACGTCCACATCGGCCCCTCCGACTACGTCGCGTGGCTCGATGACCGCAAGTGGGCCTACGTCCGCCTGGAGGGGCGCGCGTTCGGCGATGTGCCGCTGAACCTGGAGTACAAGCTGGAGGTGTGGGACTCGCCGAACTCGGCGGGCGTCATCATCGACGCGCTGCGCGCGGCGAAGATCGCGAAGGACCGGGGCGTCGGCGGCCCGATCCTCTCCGCCTCCTCGTACTTCATGAAGTCGCCGCCGGTGCAGTACTTCGACGATGTCGCGCGGCAGAACGTGCAGGCCTTCATCGAGGGCAAGGACAGCATCGACGGCAAGGACAGCTGA
- the rpsR gene encoding 30S ribosomal protein S18 — translation MAKPPARKPKKKVCVFCKEKISYVDYKDTNLLRKFISDRGKIRARRVTGNCTQHQRDVATAVKNSREMALLPYTSTAR, via the coding sequence ATGGCGAAGCCGCCTGCTCGCAAGCCTAAGAAGAAGGTTTGCGTGTTTTGCAAGGAGAAGATCTCCTACGTCGACTACAAGGACACGAACCTGCTGCGGAAGTTCATTTCCGACCGCGGCAAGATCCGTGCCCGCCGGGTCACCGGCAACTGCACCCAGCACCAGCGTGACGTCGCCACGGCTGTCAAGAACAGCCGTGAGATGGCGCTGCTGCCCTACACCTCCACCGCGCGATAA
- a CDS encoding single-stranded DNA-binding protein, protein MAGETVITVVGNLVDDPELRFTPSGAAVAKFRVASTPRTFDRQTNEWKDGESLFLTCSVWRQAAENVAESLTKGTRVIVQGRLKQRSYEDREGIKRTVYELDVDEVGASLRNATAKVTKTSGGGRGGQGGGFGGGGGGGQGGSWGGGSGGQQGGGAPAGDPWATGAPAGGGQGGGGGGWGGGPGGGGGGGYSDEPPF, encoded by the coding sequence ATGGCAGGCGAGACCGTCATCACGGTCGTCGGCAATCTCGTCGACGACCCCGAGCTGCGCTTCACCCCTTCCGGTGCGGCGGTCGCGAAGTTCCGCGTCGCGTCCACTCCGCGCACCTTCGACCGGCAGACCAACGAGTGGAAGGACGGCGAGAGCCTGTTCCTGACCTGCTCGGTCTGGCGGCAGGCGGCGGAGAACGTCGCCGAGTCCCTCACCAAGGGCACGCGCGTCATCGTGCAGGGCCGCCTCAAGCAGCGCTCGTACGAGGACCGCGAGGGCATCAAGCGCACGGTCTACGAGCTGGACGTCGATGAGGTCGGCGCCAGCCTCCGCAACGCCACGGCCAAGGTCACCAAGACAAGCGGTGGCGGCCGGGGCGGTCAGGGCGGCGGCTTCGGCGGCGGCGGTGGCGGCGGCCAGGGTGGCAGCTGGGGCGGTGGCTCCGGCGGCCAGCAGGGCGGCGGCGCACCGGCCGGCGACCCGTGGGCCACAGGCGCTCCGGCCGGAGGCGGCCAGGGCGGCGGTGGCGGCGGCTGGGGCGGCGGCCCCGGCGGCGGTGGTGGCGGCGGCTACTCGGACGAGCCCCCCTTCTGA